Proteins encoded together in one Flavobacteriales bacterium window:
- a CDS encoding T9SS type A sorting domain-containing protein, giving the protein MRKLLFAFTYCFLTLSGIAYAQTTLSVSPNYIQGHPDSIYYNDTLQYTVYIKNTGSAVFNGDIIVSAGVDNGGSITTVANDSTLTLITNMAPNDSLPVTLNFPCKDSIGFGIGINTVVIWPATDIPGTQYGDSLRDSVYVIGFVGLPPSDPWYDRCGNISVNPNPAYTYSWLGMDHTCTPTYLRIRDLFGRLVKELDINERQFYVDDLPSGIYLIEAGWPSGHRTTLKLLKH; this is encoded by the coding sequence ATGAGAAAGTTACTATTTGCCTTTACGTATTGCTTCCTGACCCTTTCAGGTATTGCCTATGCACAGACAACGCTGAGTGTCTCACCTAACTATATTCAGGGACATCCGGATAGCATCTACTATAATGATACCCTTCAGTATACGGTATATATCAAGAACACGGGTTCAGCAGTTTTTAACGGAGATATTATTGTGTCTGCCGGTGTGGACAATGGTGGTAGCATTACAACGGTGGCGAATGATAGTACCCTGACATTAATCACTAACATGGCACCCAATGACAGCCTGCCGGTGACCCTCAATTTTCCTTGCAAGGATTCCATTGGATTCGGAATTGGTATCAACACCGTAGTGATCTGGCCGGCTACGGATATACCCGGAACACAATACGGGGATTCGCTCAGAGACAGTGTATATGTGATCGGATTTGTAGGTCTGCCCCCGTCCGACCCGTGGTATGACCGGTGCGGAAACATAAGTGTTAACCCAAATCCTGCCTATACTTATTCGTGGTTAGGTATGGATCATACCTGTACCCCTACATACCTTCGAATACGCGATCTGTTCGGGCGGCTGGTTAAGGAACTTGACATAAACGAGCGCCAGTTTTACGTTGATGACCTGCCGTCGGGCATATACCTTATCGAAGCAGGGTGGCCAAGCGGCCACCGAACAACGCTGAAACTATTGAAGCATTAA
- a CDS encoding M42 family metallopeptidase: protein MNIKLLKEITETPGAPGREQRIREIVQRELKNAADEILTDNMGNMTVVKKGRKDKKVMVAAHMDEIAFIVTHIDDRGFIRFHTLGGFDPKTLTSQRVWIHGKKDIPGVIGCKPLHIMSAEERTKMVPATDYFVDAGMSKKEVEKIVQVGDTITRDRDLIEIGDCVSCKSLDNRISVYILIEVMKTLKTVPYDVYGVFTVQEEVGIRGASVAALQIQPDFGFGLDTTIAFDVPGSQAHESVTRLGDGAGIKVMDASTICDYRMVEFMKKTADKNKIKWQSEILPAGGTDTAGIQRMTAGGAIAGAVSIPTRHIHQTIEMVNKKDVDQAVNLLKHCIQDLDKHKWNF, encoded by the coding sequence ATGAATATCAAACTATTAAAGGAGATCACTGAAACCCCGGGTGCACCGGGCCGTGAGCAACGCATTCGCGAGATTGTACAACGAGAGTTGAAAAATGCGGCTGACGAGATTCTAACCGATAACATGGGCAATATGACCGTCGTTAAAAAGGGACGAAAAGACAAAAAGGTCATGGTGGCTGCCCACATGGATGAGATTGCTTTCATCGTTACCCATATAGATGACCGCGGTTTTATTCGCTTTCATACCCTCGGTGGATTTGATCCCAAGACCCTGACTTCACAACGAGTATGGATTCATGGAAAGAAAGACATTCCAGGAGTGATCGGATGTAAACCGCTCCACATTATGTCTGCCGAAGAACGCACCAAAATGGTGCCGGCTACCGACTACTTTGTGGATGCAGGAATGTCCAAAAAGGAGGTGGAAAAAATTGTGCAGGTAGGAGATACCATTACCAGGGACCGGGACCTGATCGAGATTGGCGACTGTGTGAGCTGCAAATCCCTGGACAACCGGATTTCCGTGTATATCCTGATTGAGGTGATGAAAACACTCAAGACCGTTCCTTATGATGTATACGGCGTGTTTACGGTACAGGAAGAAGTGGGCATCCGCGGTGCATCCGTTGCCGCCCTGCAAATTCAACCGGACTTCGGATTCGGCCTGGATACCACCATCGCTTTTGACGTACCCGGTTCTCAAGCACATGAGTCCGTTACACGATTGGGTGATGGTGCGGGAATCAAGGTGATGGATGCGAGCACAATCTGCGACTATCGTATGGTGGAGTTTATGAAAAAGACCGCGGATAAAAACAAGATCAAGTGGCAAAGTGAGATCCTGCCTGCAGGCGGGACAGATACCGCCGGCATACAGCGCATGACAGCCGGTGGAGCTATCGCCGGTGCGGTTTCCATCCCAACAAGGCACATCCATCAAACCATAGAAATGGTGAATAAGAAGGATGTGGATCAGGCTGTAAACCTTTTGAAACATTGCATCCAGGATCTGGACAAGCACAAGTGGAATTTCTGA
- the pyk gene encoding pyruvate kinase, whose product MMRKIQSKTKIVATVGPASSSKEVLEEMVRAGVDVFRINFSHSSYDEHEKIIQNIRAINEEQGFYIAILADLQGPKLRIGDVENGMVVLEDGQDIEITTEEVIGNAQRLGVRYSSFVKDVKVGENVMIDDGKLLLQVSSKNGQSVTAKVLHGGELRSKKGLNLPNTKISLPCLTEKDLKDLEFALKMNVQWIGLSFVRSASDVLELKHIIASHKRKTRVVAKIEKPEAIEDIDNIIKATDAIMVARGDLGVEVPAKELPLIQKDIVKKCLKYSTPVIIATQMMESMITSIHPTRAEVNDVANSVMDGADALMLSGETSVGKFPVKVIEAMQSIITHVESSADIYNHEYPPEQERTEKFISDSICYSACKVVQRTGAKAILGMTHSGYTAFKLASHRPNANIFVFTDNPGILSMLNLVWGVRGFSYSKEISTDHTIADIKYFLKKHGYIQEGDLIINIASIPLSEKGRTNMLKLSYVE is encoded by the coding sequence ATGATGAGAAAGATTCAAAGTAAAACGAAGATCGTAGCCACGGTCGGACCAGCTTCATCATCCAAAGAGGTTCTTGAAGAAATGGTGCGGGCTGGTGTGGATGTATTCCGGATCAACTTTTCACATAGTTCTTATGATGAGCATGAAAAGATCATCCAGAATATCCGGGCCATTAATGAAGAACAAGGTTTTTACATCGCCATTCTGGCAGATCTTCAGGGTCCCAAGTTAAGAATAGGCGATGTTGAAAATGGCATGGTCGTGCTGGAAGATGGTCAGGACATTGAGATAACCACAGAGGAAGTAATAGGAAATGCCCAACGTCTTGGTGTCCGATATTCTTCCTTTGTGAAGGATGTAAAAGTGGGCGAGAATGTCATGATAGATGATGGGAAGTTGCTGCTTCAGGTTTCTTCGAAGAATGGCCAGTCCGTCACAGCCAAAGTGTTGCATGGCGGTGAACTTCGCTCCAAAAAAGGCCTGAACCTGCCAAACACAAAGATCTCTCTTCCATGCCTGACAGAAAAGGATCTGAAAGATCTCGAGTTTGCCCTGAAGATGAATGTTCAGTGGATCGGTTTGTCCTTTGTTCGCTCGGCCAGCGATGTGCTTGAATTGAAGCATATCATCGCCAGCCATAAACGCAAAACCCGCGTGGTGGCAAAAATTGAAAAGCCAGAAGCCATTGAGGATATCGATAACATCATCAAGGCTACAGACGCGATCATGGTGGCACGTGGAGATCTTGGTGTAGAAGTACCTGCAAAGGAACTCCCACTTATTCAGAAAGACATCGTTAAAAAATGTCTCAAGTATTCCACACCCGTGATCATTGCAACCCAGATGATGGAGAGCATGATCACCAGCATCCACCCAACACGTGCAGAAGTGAATGATGTCGCTAACTCCGTCATGGATGGCGCAGACGCCTTGATGCTTAGTGGTGAAACGTCAGTAGGAAAATTCCCGGTTAAGGTTATTGAAGCCATGCAATCCATCATCACGCATGTGGAAAGCAGCGCCGACATTTACAACCATGAATATCCGCCGGAACAGGAACGCACAGAAAAATTCATCTCTGATTCGATATGCTACAGTGCATGTAAGGTGGTTCAACGGACCGGCGCAAAGGCGATCCTGGGGATGACCCATTCGGGTTATACGGCTTTCAAACTGGCAAGTCACCGGCCCAATGCTAACATTTTCGTTTTCACGGATAACCCGGGCATCCTAAGCATGCTCAACCTGGTATGGGGTGTAAGAGGTTTTTCTTATAGTAAGGAGATAAGCACGGATCATACCATTGCAGACATCAAGTACTTTCTGAAAAAGCATGGTTATATACAGGAAGGTGATCTGATCATTAATATCGCAAGTATTCCTTTGAGTGAAAAGGGACGCACCAACATGTTAAAACTTAGCTACGTAGAATAA
- a CDS encoding IPExxxVDY family protein: protein MAKKKILTLDTGFDFILIGISSPLKDYRLCWAINKQCDLKLEREDDLEIWPSGQVASISFSFYTFEDLEDHATFHVIANKSREGWLVAEAREADYFLMIKGHMPRKSLTALISNLKAIPNVLTAYEIDPNKLKSAHNLLI from the coding sequence ATGGCCAAGAAAAAAATACTGACCCTGGATACGGGGTTTGATTTTATCCTGATCGGGATCAGCAGCCCATTGAAAGACTATCGTTTGTGTTGGGCCATCAACAAACAGTGTGATTTGAAACTGGAGCGGGAGGATGATTTGGAGATATGGCCATCGGGGCAAGTTGCGTCTATTTCATTTTCTTTCTATACATTTGAAGACCTGGAGGATCACGCAACGTTCCATGTCATTGCCAACAAAAGCCGCGAAGGCTGGCTGGTGGCTGAAGCACGTGAGGCCGATTACTTCCTGATGATCAAAGGCCATATGCCACGCAAATCCCTAACTGCGTTGATCAGTAATCTGAAGGCGATCCCGAATGTGTTGACCGCCTACGAAATAGACCCTAACAAGTTAAAGTCTGCGCACAATTTATTGATATAA
- the rnc gene encoding ribonuclease III, producing the protein MAFLVHKNPRDKIIRQFIINTFGTRPKKIELYRQAFTHKSYALNHGNDALMSNERLEFLGDAILGAIIADYLCDTFPEKSEGELTEIRAQIVKRNNLNHIALEMGFEPLIDHATDSEIPHTSLAGNALEALIGAIYIDKGYEKTRKALVKALVPNHIHPDEIASLKKNAKSRLLEWGQRERKQISFRSKKITLAEGKDIFEVVVVVNGEKCGQGSAVSKKAAEFEAALQALEKLDGTTSS; encoded by the coding sequence TTGGCCTTTCTCGTCCATAAAAATCCCAGGGACAAGATTATCAGGCAATTTATTATCAACACCTTCGGAACACGTCCCAAAAAGATTGAACTTTACCGACAGGCCTTTACCCACAAATCATATGCCCTTAATCATGGCAACGATGCACTGATGAGCAACGAGCGCCTGGAGTTCCTGGGAGATGCCATTCTCGGAGCTATTATCGCAGACTATCTTTGTGACACCTTCCCTGAAAAATCTGAAGGAGAATTGACCGAGATCCGCGCACAAATCGTTAAACGAAATAACCTGAATCATATCGCATTGGAAATGGGCTTTGAGCCTTTGATCGACCACGCGACCGATTCAGAAATACCACATACATCCCTGGCAGGGAATGCGCTGGAAGCATTGATCGGAGCAATCTATATAGATAAGGGTTATGAGAAAACCCGAAAGGCACTTGTGAAAGCATTGGTCCCCAACCATATTCATCCAGATGAAATCGCGTCGCTAAAGAAGAATGCCAAAAGCCGGTTGCTGGAATGGGGACAAAGGGAGCGTAAACAGATCTCATTCCGGAGTAAAAAGATCACTTTGGCAGAAGGAAAGGATATATTTGAGGTGGTGGTGGTCGTGAACGGAGAAAAGTGCGGACAGGGCAGTGCGGTATCCAAAAAGGCAGCCGAATTTGAAGCTGCCCTTCAAGCCCTGGAGAAGTTGGACGGCACCACTTCATCGTAG
- the fabF gene encoding beta-ketoacyl-ACP synthase II — MEFKRVVVTGLGALTPLGNTVGDYWAALLKGVSGAARITRFDPTLFKTQFACEVKNFDPLQYIEKKELRRLDPYAQYAMVASTQGVEDAGLNNASLNPDRIGVIWGSGIGGLETFLTECTNYIEGGKNPRFNPFFIPKMIADIASGHISIKYGFRGPNFTTVSACASSTNALIDAFTYIRTGRADAIVAGGSEAAVNEAGIGGFNAMHALSVRNDSPETASRPFDLDRDGFVLGEGAGCVILEELEHAQKRGANIYAELVGAGMTADAHHITAPHPEGLGASNVMRDALQDAGMNADEIDYINVHGTSTPLGDIAEVAAIITVFGEHSKKLNIGSTKSMTGHLLGAAGAIEAIASILAVQNNIIPPTINHFTDDPAFDPDLNFTFGKPQEKVVRAALSNTFGFGGHNASVIFRKFE; from the coding sequence ATGGAATTCAAACGGGTTGTTGTCACCGGCTTAGGTGCCTTAACCCCGTTGGGTAATACCGTCGGGGATTATTGGGCCGCGCTACTTAAAGGAGTTAGCGGAGCGGCACGCATAACCCGTTTCGATCCGACATTGTTCAAGACCCAGTTTGCCTGTGAGGTCAAGAATTTTGACCCTCTTCAATATATAGAGAAGAAGGAACTCAGAAGGCTGGACCCATATGCGCAATATGCGATGGTCGCCTCAACACAGGGTGTGGAGGATGCAGGCTTGAATAATGCTTCGTTGAATCCGGATCGCATTGGTGTGATCTGGGGTTCGGGAATCGGGGGATTGGAGACCTTCCTGACCGAATGCACGAATTACATTGAAGGAGGCAAAAACCCGCGTTTCAATCCATTCTTCATTCCGAAGATGATCGCTGATATAGCCTCAGGGCACATTTCCATTAAGTATGGATTCCGTGGGCCTAATTTCACCACGGTATCGGCTTGTGCATCTTCAACGAATGCTTTGATAGATGCCTTTACCTATATCAGAACAGGACGTGCGGATGCCATTGTAGCAGGAGGATCCGAAGCAGCAGTGAATGAAGCAGGTATCGGTGGATTCAATGCCATGCACGCTTTGTCTGTCCGGAATGACTCACCCGAAACGGCATCCAGGCCTTTTGATCTGGACCGTGACGGATTCGTTCTGGGAGAAGGTGCAGGATGCGTAATTCTGGAAGAGCTGGAGCACGCACAAAAGCGTGGTGCGAATATTTATGCGGAATTGGTAGGCGCCGGCATGACGGCGGATGCCCACCACATCACAGCGCCTCATCCGGAAGGACTGGGTGCAAGCAATGTCATGCGCGATGCTTTGCAAGATGCAGGTATGAATGCAGATGAGATAGACTATATCAATGTTCATGGTACATCTACCCCGCTGGGTGATATTGCGGAGGTTGCAGCAATCATCACTGTTTTTGGGGAACACAGTAAAAAGCTGAACATCGGCTCTACCAAATCAATGACCGGACACCTGCTCGGTGCGGCCGGTGCTATCGAGGCCATAGCCTCCATACTCGCCGTCCAAAATAATATCATACCTCCTACTATTAACCATTTTACAGACGATCCTGCTTTTGATCCCGATCTGAATTTTACATTCGGTAAACCACAGGAGAAGGTAGTGAGGGCTGCCCTGAGTAATACTTTCGGCTTTGGCGGCCACAACGCGTCTGTAATTTTCAGGAAATTCGAATAA
- a CDS encoding acyl carrier protein, with product MSDVASRVKAIIVDKLGVDENEVTPEASFTNDLGADSLDTVELIMEFEKEFNIAIPDDQAEKIGTVGEAISYIEQNAK from the coding sequence ATGTCTGACGTAGCATCAAGAGTAAAAGCCATCATCGTAGACAAACTTGGAGTTGATGAAAACGAAGTGACTCCGGAAGCTAGCTTCACCAATGACCTTGGTGCAGATTCCTTAGATACCGTGGAATTGATCATGGAATTTGAAAAGGAATTCAACATTGCCATCCCGGATGATCAGGCAGAGAAGATCGGTACGGTGGGCGAGGCGATATCTTATATCGAGCAAAACGCAAAATAG
- the rnr gene encoding ribonuclease R — translation MGRKGRNSPQKNTQTSLLEQVLAVFKKSPTKVFNHKQVAAAIGSSDPEIREKIISILDALEEKNLIQKQKRGSFQLKKGPAYLEGTIQITLSGSAFVISPESKEDIYIRPRYVGTALNGDQVKVYLFAKRKGNRPEGEVVEVVKRAREKYVGTIHINKKMAYLEVDDLKMQLDIMIPVDELKGAEDGQKAVARITDWPDAGLNPMGEITEVLGYAGDKIVERHSILLEFGFPTSFPEEVENEANRIPEEITEEDLKTRRDFRDVTTFTIDPFDAKDFDDALSIRSLEDGTWEIGVHIADVSHYVRPGSALDTEAYERGTSVYLADTVVPMLPERLSNGICSLRPKEEKLCFSAVFLMNEAGKLTNRWLGRTVIYSDHRFTYETAQAILEGEEGPFAKELRQLDKLAKLLRKERFEKGAIAFETIETRFRFDDAGNPVEVYLKESKDSNHLIEEFMLLANRQVAEYAGKELRRPFVYRTHDSPRQEKLDVFSNFIERFGHKINTRSKKELSGSLNKLMEDIKGTNEENIIEQLSIRTMEKAVYTTENIGHYGLAFAHYSHFTSPIRRYPDIMVHRLLERYLSDKPSPKGEDLESRCKHASEMERKAVSAERASIKYMQVQFLADKVGNTYEGIISGVTEWGLYVEILENKCEGMVRLRDIDDDYYVFEEENFRVVGQRTGKNYQLGDKVAIIIKKADLVRKQLDFGLISEAF, via the coding sequence ATGGGCAGAAAAGGCCGTAACAGTCCACAAAAAAACACGCAAACTTCTTTACTTGAACAGGTTCTTGCGGTATTCAAAAAATCCCCGACCAAAGTTTTTAATCATAAACAGGTAGCTGCGGCAATCGGTTCCAGTGACCCGGAGATCCGTGAAAAAATCATAAGTATTCTGGATGCATTGGAGGAAAAGAATCTGATACAAAAGCAGAAAAGAGGGTCTTTTCAATTGAAAAAAGGTCCGGCATACCTGGAGGGAACCATTCAGATCACATTGTCAGGTTCTGCATTTGTTATCTCACCAGAGAGTAAAGAAGACATATACATTCGCCCCCGCTATGTAGGAACCGCGCTCAACGGAGACCAGGTGAAAGTATACCTGTTCGCCAAAAGGAAAGGGAACAGGCCGGAAGGAGAAGTGGTAGAGGTGGTGAAAAGGGCCAGGGAGAAATATGTAGGTACAATCCACATCAACAAGAAAATGGCGTACCTGGAAGTTGATGACCTGAAGATGCAGCTTGATATCATGATCCCGGTAGATGAATTGAAAGGCGCGGAAGATGGTCAGAAAGCTGTTGCCAGAATCACGGATTGGCCGGATGCCGGTCTGAATCCGATGGGTGAAATAACCGAGGTACTTGGATATGCGGGGGATAAAATTGTGGAACGACATTCCATATTGCTGGAATTCGGCTTCCCGACATCGTTCCCGGAGGAGGTGGAGAATGAGGCCAACCGCATCCCGGAAGAAATCACAGAAGAAGACTTAAAAACACGCAGGGATTTCCGGGATGTCACCACATTCACCATCGATCCTTTTGATGCGAAAGATTTTGATGACGCTTTGTCGATCCGGTCATTGGAGGACGGTACATGGGAGATTGGGGTGCACATTGCAGACGTTTCCCATTATGTACGTCCGGGGAGTGCATTGGATACAGAAGCCTATGAACGCGGAACTTCCGTTTACCTGGCAGATACCGTCGTGCCCATGTTACCGGAAAGGTTATCCAATGGCATTTGTTCATTGCGCCCTAAAGAGGAAAAGCTTTGTTTCTCCGCTGTATTCCTGATGAACGAAGCCGGGAAGCTCACCAACAGGTGGCTGGGACGAACGGTGATCTATTCCGACCACCGTTTTACATACGAAACCGCCCAGGCCATTCTGGAAGGAGAAGAGGGTCCCTTCGCAAAAGAACTGCGGCAACTGGATAAGCTTGCGAAGCTCTTGCGAAAGGAGCGGTTTGAAAAAGGCGCCATCGCATTTGAGACCATTGAAACGCGGTTCCGGTTTGATGATGCTGGTAACCCCGTAGAGGTTTACCTGAAGGAATCGAAAGATAGTAATCACCTGATCGAAGAGTTCATGCTGCTTGCCAACCGGCAGGTTGCCGAATACGCCGGCAAAGAATTACGCAGACCGTTTGTGTATCGTACACATGATTCCCCAAGGCAGGAAAAACTGGATGTATTCTCTAATTTTATTGAACGCTTCGGTCATAAGATCAACACACGTTCAAAGAAGGAGCTGTCGGGATCGCTGAATAAACTGATGGAAGACATCAAGGGTACGAATGAGGAGAATATTATCGAACAGCTTTCCATTCGTACCATGGAGAAAGCGGTATATACGACAGAAAATATCGGACACTACGGCCTGGCTTTCGCCCATTACTCACATTTCACCTCACCCATCAGGCGTTACCCGGACATTATGGTACATCGCCTTTTGGAACGATACCTTTCAGACAAACCGAGTCCGAAGGGCGAAGATCTTGAAAGCCGTTGCAAACATGCTTCGGAAATGGAAAGAAAAGCGGTGAGCGCAGAACGCGCTTCCATCAAGTATATGCAGGTGCAGTTTCTGGCGGATAAGGTCGGAAACACTTATGAAGGCATTATCTCCGGTGTGACCGAATGGGGATTGTATGTTGAGATCCTGGAAAACAAGTGTGAAGGCATGGTTCGCCTGCGCGATATTGATGATGACTATTATGTTTTCGAGGAAGAGAATTTCCGTGTGGTCGGGCAAAGGACCGGGAAAAACTATCAACTGGGAGACAAGGTGGCCATCATCATCAAGAAGGCCGACCTGGTGCGAAAACAATTGGATTTCGGATTGATCTCCGAAGCGTTTTAG
- a CDS encoding response regulator encodes MAQTSILIVEDEKIVAKDIENSLSKLGYKITDVVSSGEDALRSAGEVKPDLALVDIMLKGDMDGIEAAKEMWKDMSIPVIFLTAYADESTINRAKHAEPFGYIIKPFKEVDLKTTIEIALHKYALDINVRKERDIYSAIISNTTADSVFVKSNSRQKRVKVEDILYVEALKDYVVVNTVSERYTIHSTMKDIQKKLPTKHFVRAHRSFIVNIDKIDIIEDSNLIIGVDKKVIPIGGSYKEDLMSRLSFI; translated from the coding sequence ATGGCACAGACATCTATTTTGATCGTCGAGGATGAAAAAATTGTAGCGAAGGACATTGAAAATAGCCTCTCCAAATTAGGGTATAAGATTACCGATGTTGTTTCCTCCGGAGAAGACGCCCTGCGTTCAGCGGGTGAAGTGAAACCAGACCTGGCGCTGGTTGATATTATGTTAAAGGGAGATATGGATGGCATTGAAGCCGCCAAAGAAATGTGGAAAGACATGAGCATTCCGGTCATCTTCCTCACAGCATACGCGGATGAGAGTACCATCAACCGCGCAAAGCATGCGGAACCTTTCGGCTACATCATTAAACCGTTCAAGGAGGTGGACCTGAAGACGACCATTGAGATCGCACTGCATAAGTATGCCCTGGATATCAATGTTCGCAAGGAAAGGGACATTTATTCCGCTATTATCAGCAATACAACGGCCGACAGTGTTTTCGTAAAATCCAATTCCAGACAGAAAAGGGTGAAAGTTGAGGATATCCTTTATGTGGAAGCTCTCAAAGACTACGTAGTGGTAAATACCGTTTCCGAAAGGTATACGATCCATTCCACGATGAAGGACATACAAAAGAAACTGCCAACGAAGCATTTTGTCCGGGCACACCGATCCTTTATTGTGAACATCGATAAGATTGATATTATTGAGGATTCCAACCTGATCATTGGGGTGGATAAAAAGGTTATTCCGATTGGCGGTTCATATAAGGAAGACCTGATGAGCAGGTTGAGCTTTATATAA